The following are encoded together in the Naumannella cuiyingiana genome:
- a CDS encoding hemerythrin domain-containing protein, with product MDITEEILRQHDEQRRAFAALEEWPRDDTEGLAAIWRRLAILLENHAEAEERYFYPELLELGTGAADAPDVEEEAEDAVSDHNNIRKAIRRARRARTGSPKWWAAVTDCNVYNSRHMGEEERQDLADFRQQASLELRQEIAVKFLRYEAIRATTGKAPKDKDPEKFVEKNKRRGGTVSKKKQAKNPRAKSKKAAKAK from the coding sequence ATGGACATCACCGAAGAGATCCTGCGTCAGCACGACGAGCAGCGCCGCGCCTTCGCCGCGCTGGAGGAATGGCCGCGTGACGACACCGAGGGGCTGGCCGCGATCTGGCGGCGCCTGGCGATCCTGCTGGAGAACCATGCCGAGGCCGAGGAGCGCTATTTCTACCCCGAGCTGCTGGAGCTCGGCACCGGCGCCGCCGACGCGCCCGACGTGGAGGAGGAGGCCGAGGACGCGGTCTCGGACCACAACAACATCCGCAAGGCGATCCGGCGGGCCCGGCGAGCCAGGACGGGCTCGCCGAAGTGGTGGGCCGCGGTCACCGACTGCAATGTCTACAACAGCCGGCACATGGGCGAGGAGGAGCGCCAGGATCTCGCCGACTTCCGGCAGCAGGCGAGCCTGGAGCTGCGCCAGGAGATCGCCGTGAAGTTCCTGCGCTACGAGGCGATCCGGGCGACCACCGGCAAGGCGCCGAAGGACAAGGATCCGGAGAAGTTTGTCGAGAAGAACAAGCGCCGCGGCGGGACCGTGTCCAAGAAGAAGCAGGCCAAGAACCCGCGCGCCAAGTCGAAGAAGGCGGCGAAGGCGAAGTAG
- a CDS encoding TetR/AcrR family transcriptional regulator C-terminal ligand-binding domain-containing protein gives MQRPGGRTARVRAQVLRAVEDELIEHGLAGIQLGRVARRAGVGRSTVYRRWGGGAALVADLLESMAATSLPRARTGSLAGDLAANARLVGRTLADPRQGALFRAVISAAEVDRAAARALSTFYAIRIAEWAPCVTEAVERGEVPAGTDPEEVFRAVSAPLYHRLITGLGTIDRAAADRAAATALAAARAGVFVSDAETRDESE, from the coding sequence GTGCAGAGACCCGGAGGGCGTACCGCCCGGGTGCGCGCCCAGGTGCTGCGCGCCGTGGAGGACGAGTTGATCGAGCACGGCCTGGCCGGCATCCAGCTCGGCCGCGTCGCACGCAGGGCCGGGGTCGGCCGGAGCACGGTCTATCGGCGCTGGGGTGGCGGTGCCGCGCTGGTTGCCGACCTGCTCGAGTCGATGGCCGCGACCTCGCTACCGCGTGCCCGTACGGGATCCCTGGCCGGCGATCTGGCCGCCAACGCGCGGCTGGTCGGGCGTACCCTCGCGGACCCTCGACAGGGCGCGCTGTTCCGGGCGGTGATCTCGGCCGCCGAAGTGGACCGGGCCGCGGCGCGGGCGCTGAGCACGTTCTATGCCATTCGGATCGCCGAGTGGGCGCCGTGTGTGACCGAGGCCGTGGAGCGCGGGGAGGTGCCGGCCGGCACCGACCCCGAGGAGGTGTTCCGCGCGGTGTCCGCACCGCTCTACCACCGGTTGATCACCGGTCTCGGGACGATCGATCGCGCGGCCGCCGACCGGGCGGCCGCGACGGCGCTGGCGGCGGCGCGGGCGGGAGTGTTCGTGTCGGACGCGGAGACGCGCGACGAAAGCGAATAG
- a CDS encoding aldo/keto reductase has protein sequence MEQRQLGRSGLRVPALAFGAGTFGGRGELFSAWGDTDVAGARELVDICLEAGVTLFDTADVYSDGASEEILGRALEGRRDQALISTKIGLPTGPGPLQRGTSRARLVDRVDAALRRLRTDRIDLLQLHAHDAATPPEELGASLDQLVRSGKVGYVGVSNWSGWQLMHAIDVAREHGWVRPVANQVYYSLLGRDYEWDLMPLGARHGVGALVWSPLAWGRLTGRIRRGAPVPTDSRLPATAKFGPPVDDERLFAVVDELSAIAAEAGATVPQVAIAWLLGRPTVASVIIGARTPQQLRDNLGAATLAFDACQLARLDAVSAVEAPYPHFPYRRQEGFALLDPPLV, from the coding sequence ATGGAACAACGCCAACTCGGCCGGTCCGGCCTTCGCGTCCCGGCCCTGGCCTTCGGCGCCGGCACCTTCGGGGGACGCGGCGAACTGTTCTCCGCCTGGGGCGACACCGACGTCGCCGGGGCTCGGGAGCTGGTCGACATCTGCCTGGAAGCCGGCGTCACACTGTTCGACACCGCCGATGTCTACTCCGACGGTGCCTCGGAGGAGATCCTCGGTCGGGCCCTGGAAGGCCGGCGCGACCAGGCACTGATCTCGACCAAGATCGGGCTGCCGACCGGACCGGGCCCGCTGCAGCGCGGCACCTCCCGGGCGCGACTGGTCGATCGCGTGGACGCCGCGCTGCGCCGACTGCGTACCGACCGGATCGACCTGCTGCAGCTGCACGCCCACGACGCGGCCACGCCGCCCGAGGAACTTGGCGCGAGTCTTGATCAACTGGTCCGCTCGGGCAAGGTCGGCTACGTCGGCGTGTCCAACTGGTCGGGTTGGCAACTGATGCATGCGATCGATGTCGCACGAGAGCACGGTTGGGTACGCCCGGTGGCGAATCAGGTCTACTACTCGCTGCTCGGCCGCGACTACGAGTGGGACCTGATGCCGCTGGGCGCCCGCCACGGCGTGGGCGCGCTGGTCTGGAGTCCGCTGGCCTGGGGCCGGCTGACGGGCCGGATCCGTCGAGGCGCCCCGGTGCCGACCGACAGCCGGCTGCCCGCCACCGCCAAGTTCGGGCCGCCGGTCGACGACGAGCGCCTGTTCGCCGTGGTGGACGAACTCTCCGCGATCGCCGCCGAGGCCGGCGCGACCGTGCCGCAGGTCGCCATCGCCTGGTTGCTCGGCCGGCCGACCGTGGCCTCGGTGATCATCGGCGCGCGGACGCCGCAGCAGCTACGGGACAACCTCGGCGCCGCAACGCTGGCGTTCGATGCGTGCCAGCTCGCCCGCCTGGACGCCGTGAGCGCAGTCGAGGCCCCGTACCCGCACTTTCCCTACCGGCGACAGGAGGGCTTCGCGTTGCTCGACCCGCCGTTGGTCTGA
- a CDS encoding ABC transporter ATP-binding protein: protein MARGRMAYRLTATTMGVMLLNARGLTMTYGKGTGQTRALAGVDLDVRPGSLAIMGPSGSGKTTLLHCLAGIVRPTGGAVLYRGHDLATLSDRQRTALRRTDFGFVFQSGQLLPELPAAENVALPLMLGGLPAREATARAGGWLDRLGLGGMHDRRPGELSGGQAQRVAIARALVVEPSVVFADEPTGALDQRTGAEVLDVLARTVTAAGAALVVVTHDRSVAASCSRTITMADGRITGEYFAPGTQPPAPERRPKLSFGEPESERTAVLETTTVLPALDPAVRR, encoded by the coding sequence ATGGCCCGCGGCCGGATGGCGTACCGGCTGACGGCGACGACGATGGGCGTCATGTTGCTGAACGCCCGCGGGCTGACCATGACCTACGGCAAGGGCACGGGACAAACCCGCGCCCTGGCCGGTGTTGATCTTGATGTGCGACCTGGATCGTTGGCGATCATGGGGCCGTCCGGATCGGGCAAGACCACCTTGTTGCACTGCCTGGCCGGCATCGTCCGGCCGACCGGCGGGGCGGTGCTGTATCGAGGTCATGATCTTGCCACGCTGTCTGATCGACAGCGGACCGCGCTGCGGCGTACCGATTTCGGCTTTGTCTTCCAGTCCGGCCAGTTGCTGCCGGAGCTGCCGGCCGCCGAGAATGTCGCCCTGCCGCTGATGCTCGGCGGCCTGCCCGCACGGGAGGCCACCGCGCGCGCCGGCGGTTGGCTGGACCGGCTCGGCCTGGGCGGGATGCACGACCGCAGGCCGGGCGAGCTGTCCGGCGGGCAGGCCCAGCGGGTGGCGATCGCCCGGGCCCTGGTCGTCGAGCCGTCGGTCGTCTTCGCCGACGAGCCGACCGGGGCGCTGGACCAGCGCACCGGCGCAGAGGTGCTGGACGTGCTCGCCCGTACGGTCACCGCGGCCGGTGCCGCGTTGGTCGTGGTCACCCATGATCGTTCGGTCGCCGCGTCGTGTTCCCGGACGATCACGATGGCCGACGGCCGGATCACCGGCGAGTACTTCGCGCCCGGTACGCAGCCCCCCGCCCCCGAACGTCGCCCCAAGCTGAGCTTCGGCGAACCGGAGTCCGAGCGGACCGCGGTGCTGGAGACCACGACCGTCCTGCCCGCGCTCGATCCGGCGGTACGCCGATGA
- a CDS encoding FtsX-like permease family protein: MSLLRLGWLLARRQRELGMITALAVLALTVATGALLTVLGGLQAFTARAGGDPDDLYMVLAQVATIILVVPVMTLGGAAARLAISRRNARLAALRLAGATTRQIGTLTLVEAAAQALAGALLGTVLYEIALPGVALLNFQGRSFDWAELQLGPLALLGAVAAIVIIATGSAAISLAGVAVSPLGVANRVSPKALSALRLALAIGAFAVWAVASGQQNVTVIMVSFAICLGVLGVVGPFVLWCVGKIGARLARTAPQLLATRRLSDDPRGAWRAVGGVALATFIAGIACIAPSLPQDTESYPTINTDIFTGACVTLIISVLLAATSTGVNQATRALDQAPSFRLLHLAGTEPAVLRRARLTETALPLGWAVGTAAVAALLLIAPLGMETLTGNWYGPTLFLGAVIGSVTLMLGAVRLTEPLVDSAVAAPN; encoded by the coding sequence ATGAGCCTGCTCCGTCTTGGTTGGCTGCTCGCCCGGCGACAGCGCGAACTCGGCATGATCACCGCGCTGGCGGTGCTTGCCCTCACGGTCGCCACCGGCGCTCTGCTCACGGTGCTCGGCGGCCTGCAGGCTTTCACCGCGCGAGCCGGTGGGGACCCCGACGACCTCTACATGGTCCTCGCCCAGGTGGCGACGATCATCCTCGTGGTGCCGGTGATGACCCTCGGCGGGGCGGCCGCCCGGCTGGCGATCTCCCGGCGCAATGCCCGGCTCGCGGCGCTGCGACTGGCCGGTGCGACGACCCGCCAGATCGGCACGCTGACCCTGGTCGAGGCAGCGGCCCAGGCGCTCGCCGGCGCGCTGCTCGGCACCGTGCTCTACGAGATCGCCCTGCCGGGGGTCGCGTTGCTCAACTTCCAGGGTCGCTCGTTCGACTGGGCGGAGCTGCAGCTCGGCCCACTCGCCCTGCTCGGTGCGGTCGCCGCGATCGTGATCATCGCGACCGGTTCGGCCGCGATCAGCCTGGCCGGCGTCGCGGTGAGCCCGCTCGGCGTGGCCAACCGGGTCAGCCCCAAGGCGCTGTCGGCGCTGCGGCTGGCGCTGGCGATCGGTGCCTTCGCCGTCTGGGCCGTGGCATCCGGCCAGCAGAATGTGACCGTGATCATGGTCTCCTTCGCCATCTGCCTGGGAGTGCTCGGGGTGGTCGGCCCGTTCGTCTTGTGGTGCGTGGGCAAGATCGGGGCCCGGCTGGCGCGGACCGCACCCCAGTTGCTCGCCACCCGTCGCCTCTCCGATGATCCCCGGGGCGCCTGGCGGGCCGTCGGCGGCGTCGCACTGGCCACCTTCATCGCCGGCATCGCGTGCATCGCGCCGTCGCTGCCCCAGGACACCGAGAGCTACCCGACGATCAATACCGACATCTTCACCGGCGCCTGTGTCACCTTGATCATCTCGGTGCTGCTGGCGGCCACCTCGACCGGAGTCAACCAGGCGACCCGGGCCCTGGACCAGGCCCCGTCCTTCCGGCTGCTGCATCTCGCCGGAACCGAGCCTGCCGTGCTCCGCCGCGCCCGGCTGACCGAAACCGCGCTCCCGCTGGGCTGGGCGGTCGGCACCGCCGCCGTCGCGGCGCTGTTGCTGATCGCCCCGCTGGGGATGGAAACACTGACCGGCAATTGGTACGGCCCGACCCTGTTCCTCGGCGCCGTGATCGGTTCGGTCACGCTGATGCTCGGCGCCGTCCGGCTCACCGAGCCGCTGGTGGACTCGGCGGTCGCCGCGCCCAACTGA
- a CDS encoding exodeoxyribonuclease III → MRIATLNVNGIRAAQRRGLRDWLEAERPDIVTLQEMRAAPELVPDEVFEGYHLSYDAGSLPGRNGVAVASREAPLAVRTSMGAREFAHEGRWIEVDLPEVTVASLYLPKGASPDDHERAEAYRRKMRFLPALARHLTRARRDARRAGREFVVTGDFNIARTEHDLANPRANRRSPGFLPEEREWFGSILSPRTLVDVVRRLHPDGPGPYSWWSWRGQAWNNDAGWRIDYQLASPGLAAAATTGGTRRDPSYDRRMSDHAPVVVDYR, encoded by the coding sequence GTGCGCATCGCCACCCTGAACGTGAACGGCATCCGCGCCGCGCAGCGCCGCGGCCTGCGGGACTGGCTGGAGGCCGAGCGTCCCGACATCGTCACCCTGCAGGAGATGCGGGCAGCGCCGGAGCTGGTGCCGGACGAGGTGTTCGAGGGCTACCACCTCTCCTACGACGCCGGCTCGCTGCCCGGCCGCAACGGGGTGGCCGTCGCCTCGCGGGAGGCGCCGCTGGCGGTGCGCACGTCGATGGGCGCTCGGGAGTTCGCCCACGAGGGCCGCTGGATCGAGGTCGACCTGCCCGAGGTCACCGTCGCCTCCCTCTACCTGCCCAAGGGGGCCTCGCCGGATGATCACGAGCGCGCCGAGGCGTACCGGCGGAAGATGCGGTTCCTCCCGGCGCTGGCGAGGCACCTGACCAGGGCTCGTCGCGACGCGCGTCGCGCGGGCCGCGAGTTCGTGGTCACCGGCGACTTCAACATCGCCCGTACCGAACACGATCTGGCCAACCCACGGGCCAACCGGCGCTCCCCCGGATTCCTGCCCGAGGAGCGCGAGTGGTTCGGGTCCATCCTGTCCCCCCGGACGCTGGTCGACGTGGTACGCCGGCTGCACCCCGACGGTCCCGGGCCCTACTCGTGGTGGAGCTGGCGGGGGCAGGCGTGGAACAACGACGCAGGCTGGCGGATCGACTACCAGCTCGCCAGCCCCGGCCTGGCCGCGGCCGCCACCACCGGCGGCACCCGCCGGGACCCGAGCTACGACCGGCGGATGTCCGACCACGCCCCGGTGGTCGTCGACTACCGCTGA
- a CDS encoding 3-hydroxyisobutyryl-CoA hydrolase has product MVVDYFTLDTDDVRFADDGALGRIELNRPKAINALTTPMVTDIGTVLRRWADDDAIAAVAITGAGERGLCAGGDVRAVREAIAAGDLDQPYEFWRSEYAVNAQIADYPKPYVAIMDGIVMGGGVGISAHGNRRLVTERTKIAMPETIIGLFPDVGALWLLANAPGEFGTHLALTGSTIDGPSAITAGLADAMIDSASIPQVLDTLARGESIDELTSVPEPVELPAWLEAYAGDDAAQIVARLEASDDADARAAAEAIRARSPFSVSVTLAALRRAAAMSSVHEVLAQDLVLGRRFLAEPDFAEGVRAQLVDKDRNPKWRHASLDEVDPAEVEAAFTPSDGSAARA; this is encoded by the coding sequence ATGGTGGTCGACTACTTCACCCTGGACACCGACGACGTCCGATTCGCCGACGACGGCGCGCTCGGCCGCATCGAACTCAACCGGCCGAAAGCGATCAACGCCCTGACCACGCCGATGGTCACCGACATCGGCACCGTCCTGCGGCGCTGGGCCGACGACGACGCCATCGCTGCGGTCGCGATCACCGGCGCCGGCGAGCGTGGCCTGTGCGCCGGCGGCGACGTGCGGGCGGTACGCGAGGCCATCGCCGCGGGCGACCTTGATCAGCCGTATGAGTTCTGGCGCAGCGAGTACGCCGTCAATGCCCAGATCGCCGACTACCCCAAGCCGTATGTGGCGATCATGGACGGCATCGTGATGGGCGGCGGGGTCGGCATCTCGGCCCACGGCAACCGGCGGCTGGTCACCGAGCGGACCAAGATCGCGATGCCGGAGACGATCATCGGCCTGTTCCCCGATGTCGGCGCGCTGTGGTTGTTGGCCAACGCCCCCGGCGAGTTCGGGACCCATCTGGCCCTGACCGGCTCCACCATCGACGGCCCCAGCGCGATCACGGCCGGGCTGGCCGACGCCATGATCGACTCCGCAAGCATCCCGCAGGTGCTGGACACCCTGGCCCGCGGCGAGTCGATCGACGAGCTGACCAGCGTGCCCGAGCCCGTCGAGCTGCCGGCGTGGCTGGAGGCCTACGCCGGCGACGATGCCGCACAGATCGTTGCCCGGCTGGAGGCCTCCGACGACGCCGACGCCCGTGCCGCCGCGGAGGCGATCCGGGCGCGCTCACCCTTCTCGGTCTCCGTCACCCTCGCGGCGCTGCGCCGGGCCGCTGCGATGTCGTCGGTGCACGAGGTGCTGGCCCAAGATCTCGTCCTCGGCCGACGCTTCCTGGCCGAGCCCGACTTCGCCGAGGGCGTGCGCGCGCAACTGGTCGACAAGGACCGCAACCCGAAGTGGCGGCACGCCTCGCTGGACGAGGTGGACCCCGCCGAGGTCGAGGCGGCCTTCACTCCGTCGGACGGGAGCGCAGCCCGAGCCTGA
- a CDS encoding TMEM175 family protein — protein MTESSTHEPLKPPAHRGGRLAFVDTSHRFGAFTDAAVAIALTLLALPLLEGVVEASAEHLTTLEYLSERRAELIGFVISFLVIGVFWLQHHRIFRADTPMSPARSLVNLAWLLTIAWLPVATALDTGLPGDAAQTLVYIGSMALSSWLLFVLAVLEYAARARAGLPNPDRSILAAPLAMSILYTLAALIGALTGTGALALFLLALTWPLRGLLVRLGLRSRPTE, from the coding sequence ATGACCGAATCGTCCACCCACGAACCACTGAAACCGCCCGCGCACCGCGGCGGCCGGCTGGCCTTCGTCGACACCAGCCACCGCTTCGGGGCGTTCACCGATGCGGCGGTGGCGATTGCGCTGACGCTGTTGGCGCTGCCGCTGCTGGAAGGCGTCGTCGAGGCGTCGGCGGAGCACCTGACGACCCTGGAGTACCTGTCCGAGCGGCGCGCGGAACTGATCGGGTTCGTGATCAGCTTCCTGGTGATCGGCGTCTTCTGGTTGCAGCACCATCGGATCTTCCGCGCCGACACGCCGATGTCGCCGGCCCGCTCGCTCGTCAACCTCGCCTGGCTGCTGACCATCGCCTGGCTGCCGGTGGCGACCGCGTTGGACACGGGGCTGCCCGGCGACGCCGCGCAGACCCTGGTCTACATCGGTTCGATGGCGCTCAGCAGTTGGCTGTTGTTCGTGCTCGCCGTCCTCGAGTACGCCGCCCGGGCGCGAGCCGGCCTGCCGAATCCCGATCGATCCATCCTTGCGGCACCGCTGGCCATGTCGATCCTCTACACCCTCGCCGCGCTCATCGGCGCCCTGACCGGCACGGGCGCGCTGGCGCTGTTCCTGCTGGCGCTCACCTGGCCGCTGCGCGGCCTGTTGGTCAGGCTCGGGCTGCGCTCCCGTCCGACGGAGTGA